From Streptomyces durmitorensis, a single genomic window includes:
- the mdlC gene encoding benzoylformate decarboxylase, protein MSTVRQRTQELLRHHDMRVIFGNPGSTELPFLAELPEDFTYVLALNEATATAMADGYAQATGKPTVVNLHTSTGLGNAMGSLVNAAGARSPVVALAGQQVRAALPTPSLLVNRHPMALAQGAAKHTAEPARAEDTPAVLGQAILRAGQAPAGPVCVSVPMDDWEQHVDAPAGGTSHRSRTSDSVPAPGALDVLAAQLTQARAPALIAGPELDTEAGYAATVALAERLDAPVWLPAFGPRAGFPSAHIAARGPLPSSADGVAEALEGHDLVLALGAPVFTYYQWTGGPAAAPGTRVVHVTSDPEEAARAVTGTSWLGSPVAAAEALCRSLAGSKVRRRDRLAPRMPSVRTDEEAAPATDGTLRDVEIFTELAKVLPDEGIVVNEAAQQLPAYWQSAAFSRPGSYYFTGAGGLGFGLAGGVGIQLAKPGRPVVAVIGDGSIQYTLQALWTAAQYRVPLTVLVLDNSEYGILKNWGRTLGTGPLPGLDLPGVDIMGLASAYGVKARQARSADQLKTLLTESIAAPEPNLIHIPLAS, encoded by the coding sequence ATGAGCACGGTCAGGCAGCGCACTCAGGAACTTCTGAGGCATCACGACATGCGCGTCATCTTCGGCAATCCCGGAAGCACCGAATTGCCTTTCCTCGCAGAGCTGCCGGAGGACTTCACCTACGTACTGGCCCTGAACGAGGCGACAGCCACGGCCATGGCCGACGGATACGCCCAGGCGACGGGAAAGCCCACCGTGGTGAACCTGCACACGTCCACTGGTCTCGGTAATGCGATGGGATCCCTGGTCAATGCTGCCGGTGCCCGTAGTCCTGTGGTGGCCCTCGCCGGGCAGCAGGTCAGGGCTGCTCTGCCCACACCGTCCCTGCTCGTCAACCGTCACCCGATGGCTCTGGCACAGGGGGCGGCCAAGCACACGGCGGAGCCGGCCCGCGCAGAGGACACTCCGGCGGTGCTCGGCCAGGCCATCCTGCGCGCCGGCCAGGCGCCGGCCGGGCCCGTGTGCGTCTCGGTGCCCATGGACGACTGGGAGCAGCATGTCGATGCACCGGCGGGGGGAACCTCCCACAGGTCGCGCACAAGCGACTCCGTGCCTGCCCCCGGAGCGCTCGACGTGCTGGCCGCGCAGCTCACGCAGGCCCGTGCGCCCGCTCTGATCGCCGGTCCGGAACTGGACACCGAGGCGGGCTATGCCGCGACAGTGGCTCTGGCCGAGCGGCTGGACGCTCCGGTGTGGCTGCCCGCCTTCGGACCACGGGCGGGTTTCCCCAGCGCGCACATCGCGGCCCGCGGACCGCTGCCGTCATCGGCGGACGGCGTCGCGGAGGCTCTGGAGGGCCATGACTTGGTGCTGGCGCTGGGAGCTCCCGTCTTCACGTACTACCAGTGGACGGGAGGGCCCGCCGCTGCGCCGGGAACAAGGGTGGTGCACGTCACATCAGATCCCGAGGAAGCCGCCCGTGCTGTCACCGGGACCTCTTGGCTCGGCTCACCGGTCGCCGCCGCCGAGGCACTCTGCCGGTCGCTGGCGGGAAGCAAGGTCCGCCGGCGGGACCGTCTCGCACCTCGGATGCCGTCGGTTCGGACGGACGAAGAGGCTGCCCCCGCGACTGACGGGACCCTGCGGGACGTCGAGATCTTCACCGAACTCGCCAAGGTGCTGCCCGATGAGGGGATCGTGGTCAATGAGGCGGCTCAACAGCTGCCCGCCTACTGGCAGTCGGCAGCGTTCTCGCGGCCGGGCAGCTACTACTTCACGGGAGCGGGAGGTCTGGGCTTCGGCCTGGCCGGCGGTGTTGGCATTCAACTGGCCAAGCCGGGGCGCCCGGTGGTCGCCGTGATCGGCGACGGGTCCATTCAATACACGCTGCAGGCTCTCTGGACGGCGGCACAGTACCGAGTCCCCTTGACGGTCCTCGTACTGGACAACAGCGAGTACGGCATTCTCAAGAACTGGGGACGCACCCTCGGGACAGGGCCTCTGCCGGGTCTGGATCTCCCCGGTGTCGACATCATGGGACTGGCCAGTGCCTACGGCGTGAAAGCCCGGCAGGCGCGGTCCGCTGACCAGTTGAAGACACTCCTGACCGAGTCCATCGCCGCACCCGAGCCGAACCTCATTCACATCCCTCTTGCTTCTTAG
- a CDS encoding beta-ketoacyl-[acyl-carrier-protein] synthase family protein, translated as MLRSDSVRQCSARAASDVAVTGLGALTPIGSGVAKTWAAALGGISGVGEIDESWADELPVRIAARVRADTGQMLSRPECRHLDRSGQLALIAGREAWEDAGYKGAAGGGCGLDPRRVATVFGCGMGGLGTTLDQYEAMSAKGARSISPFSVTMLMPNGPAAVLGLETGARAGVHAVVSACASGAESVARATELIRLGHADVVLAGGSEAIVRPLAIAGFAAMRALSTRNDDPKRASRPFDKNRDGFVMGEGAAALVLESTEHARARGARVYCEIAGSATTADSHHIAQPHPEGGELAQAIDLSVERSGLSPADVVHINAHATSTPTGDLAESRALRRGLGTALDHAAVSATKSMTGHLIAAAGAVEAVFTALALHHRTAPPSINLDDQDSDIELDVVRDEPRRLPDRPIAALSTSLGFGGHNVALAFRSV; from the coding sequence ATGCTCAGATCTGATTCTGTACGGCAATGTTCGGCCCGCGCGGCATCAGACGTCGCGGTCACTGGCTTGGGCGCGCTCACCCCGATCGGAAGCGGCGTCGCCAAGACGTGGGCCGCTGCGCTTGGTGGCATCAGCGGGGTCGGCGAGATCGACGAGAGCTGGGCCGATGAACTGCCGGTACGCATCGCCGCACGCGTACGTGCCGACACCGGCCAGATGCTCTCCCGCCCCGAGTGCCGCCATCTTGATCGCAGCGGGCAGTTGGCGCTGATCGCTGGGCGTGAGGCCTGGGAGGACGCCGGGTACAAGGGCGCGGCCGGCGGCGGCTGCGGCCTCGATCCACGGCGTGTTGCCACGGTGTTCGGCTGTGGCATGGGCGGCCTCGGCACCACACTCGACCAGTACGAAGCCATGAGTGCGAAGGGCGCGCGCTCCATCAGCCCCTTCTCCGTAACCATGCTGATGCCCAACGGCCCGGCTGCCGTCCTGGGCCTGGAGACAGGAGCAAGGGCCGGAGTTCACGCGGTTGTCAGTGCCTGCGCGTCCGGTGCCGAGTCGGTGGCCCGCGCCACCGAGCTGATCCGCCTCGGCCATGCCGATGTCGTACTCGCAGGAGGAAGCGAGGCGATCGTCAGGCCCCTGGCCATCGCCGGCTTCGCCGCGATGCGCGCCCTGTCGACCAGGAACGACGACCCGAAGCGGGCCTCACGTCCCTTCGACAAGAACAGGGACGGCTTCGTGATGGGGGAGGGGGCAGCAGCTCTCGTCCTCGAATCCACCGAGCACGCCCGAGCCCGTGGCGCCCGCGTCTACTGCGAGATCGCCGGCTCCGCGACCACGGCCGACAGCCATCACATCGCCCAACCGCACCCGGAAGGCGGTGAGTTGGCCCAGGCGATCGACCTCTCGGTGGAGAGGTCAGGCCTGTCCCCTGCGGATGTGGTGCACATCAACGCTCACGCCACCTCGACCCCGACGGGTGACCTCGCTGAGTCCCGGGCGCTCAGAAGGGGCCTGGGTACAGCCCTGGACCATGCCGCGGTTTCCGCGACGAAGTCGATGACCGGACACCTGATCGCGGCAGCCGGTGCCGTCGAGGCTGTGTTCACGGCTCTCGCACTGCACCACAGGACAGCTCCGCCGAGCATCAACCTGGACGACCAGGACTCGGACATCGAACTGGACGTCGTACGCGACGAGCCCCGCCGCCTGCCCGACAGGCCCATTGCGGCGCTGAGTACGTCGCTGGGTTTCGGCGGGCACAACGTCGCACTGGCCTTCCGGTCGGTATGA
- a CDS encoding GDSL-type esterase/lipase family protein, which produces MNLPEFTVCGRYGEGRGTPVSLMLIGDSTSLGCGADRPDQVPAALLAAALADELGRPVDVRVEAERGATATSMQSQAETAVWAEPDVVVVMACANDVLLPVRLHRRARRLACQIRLMRTEHCSVVVAACPDLGWGNGLHRPVRSLVRRRARRLARLQTTVALAEGARVASLSEPLCHEDPSAAHAADGFHPSPDAYARAAARLLPAVLAAAGGTAPERESPGPGELNFPASDTAEHANTLNAHFAPLGDGRVALRLRRSMRMLPDAQI; this is translated from the coding sequence GTGAATCTCCCCGAGTTCACGGTCTGCGGCCGGTATGGCGAGGGGCGGGGAACACCCGTCAGCCTCATGCTGATCGGCGACTCGACCAGCTTGGGTTGTGGCGCCGACCGACCTGACCAGGTCCCCGCCGCGCTGTTGGCCGCCGCCCTCGCCGACGAACTCGGCAGACCGGTCGACGTACGGGTCGAGGCGGAGCGCGGAGCCACCGCCACCTCCATGCAGAGCCAAGCGGAAACGGCCGTCTGGGCTGAACCGGACGTCGTGGTGGTCATGGCGTGTGCCAACGACGTGCTGCTCCCGGTTCGACTCCACCGCCGTGCCCGGCGCCTCGCTTGTCAGATCCGCTTGATGCGGACCGAGCATTGCTCCGTTGTGGTGGCGGCCTGCCCCGACCTGGGGTGGGGGAACGGACTGCACCGCCCGGTTCGCTCCCTGGTGCGCCGAAGGGCCCGACGCCTTGCCCGACTGCAGACAACGGTCGCGCTCGCCGAAGGCGCCCGGGTCGCTTCGCTCTCGGAACCGCTGTGTCACGAGGATCCGTCCGCGGCGCATGCGGCAGACGGATTCCACCCGTCGCCGGATGCCTACGCAAGGGCCGCGGCCCGCTTGCTGCCCGCCGTCCTGGCCGCGGCGGGGGGCACAGCACCGGAACGGGAGAGCCCGGGGCCGGGGGAACTGAACTTTCCGGCCTCCGACACAGCCGAGCACGCGAACACGCTCAACGCCCACTTCGCCCCTTTGGGAGACGGCCGGGTCGCTCTGAGGCTCCGACGATCGATGAGGATGCTGCCTGATGCTCAGATCTGA
- a CDS encoding SDR family oxidoreductase gives MTNMEIALAGGASFLGPRLASELLSRGHRLTLLATRDPAVVRRRLLGRLALLGYPPQSVLDMSDQLDAVYVDPQAPHLGMGRGAYEALADRFDVVWHCPASPDFHQGCDFAGGVPAKGAHALLPLAASGERPTVFHQVSTVFAHGAQPPGTVRESGAARTSGNCRNRHERAHADADRYVHSYAADTGARAVVHRTGLLVTDMADQPELPRHGLAQIAAVAGRLLSTAEGGERLSLSLGVPGDPEARLNLLPVVAAARTMAQVTERAHEPGPQLMHVVHPRDTPISRITAAFEHLFPLRLLLRPTGSAHLPVDVRGIPQGLDAVLPYLRQRLSFDTGALDSLGVRVRAPRVTTEYLVRGMKGAAMQSAVPEGGPHVGVLSASV, from the coding sequence ATGACGAACATGGAGATCGCACTCGCCGGCGGGGCCAGCTTTCTTGGACCCCGGCTTGCCTCGGAGCTCCTGAGCAGGGGACACCGGCTCACGCTGCTCGCCACCCGCGACCCCGCTGTGGTGCGTAGGCGCCTTCTCGGCAGGCTGGCGCTTCTCGGCTATCCGCCGCAGTCCGTTCTGGACATGAGTGACCAGCTGGATGCGGTGTACGTCGATCCGCAAGCACCTCACCTCGGGATGGGGCGCGGAGCCTACGAAGCGCTCGCGGATCGGTTCGACGTGGTGTGGCACTGCCCGGCCAGCCCGGACTTCCATCAGGGGTGCGACTTCGCGGGTGGAGTTCCTGCGAAGGGGGCTCACGCGCTGCTTCCGCTCGCGGCGTCGGGGGAGCGCCCCACTGTGTTCCATCAGGTGAGCACCGTGTTCGCACACGGAGCACAGCCCCCGGGCACGGTCCGGGAATCCGGAGCCGCACGCACGTCGGGGAACTGCCGCAATCGGCACGAGAGGGCCCACGCCGACGCCGATCGGTATGTACACAGTTACGCGGCCGACACCGGCGCTCGTGCCGTAGTGCATCGAACGGGCCTGCTCGTCACCGACATGGCCGACCAGCCTGAACTCCCTCGCCACGGGCTCGCTCAGATCGCTGCGGTGGCCGGTCGGCTGCTCTCGACGGCGGAAGGGGGCGAGCGCCTCTCCCTCTCGCTGGGCGTGCCGGGCGACCCCGAGGCGCGGTTGAACCTTCTGCCGGTCGTGGCCGCCGCGCGAACCATGGCGCAGGTGACGGAGCGGGCGCACGAACCGGGGCCGCAGCTGATGCACGTCGTGCATCCCCGGGATACGCCGATCAGCCGCATCACCGCGGCGTTCGAGCACCTCTTCCCCCTGCGGTTGTTGCTCCGGCCGACCGGGAGTGCTCATCTCCCTGTGGACGTGCGGGGCATTCCGCAAGGATTGGACGCGGTCCTGCCCTACCTGAGGCAACGCCTGTCCTTCGACACCGGTGCCCTCGACTCACTCGGAGTGCGTGTACGGGCCCCTCGGGTCACCACTGAGTACTTGGTGCGCGGCATGAAGGGGGCCGCCATGCAATCCGCGGTGCCTGAGGGCGGGCCGCATGTGGGTGTGCTTTCCGCCTCTGTATGA